The following is a genomic window from Chanos chanos chromosome 1, fChaCha1.1, whole genome shotgun sequence.
AGTTGTTTGTTACGCTGCTGAGtggtttttgcctttttttttttttcagtggacaACCAGGTTCAAATTCCTTGGCTCCAAATGGTTTAGGCAAAGCCCCATGTGAAGCAGCAAACAAAGAGGCATTTTTCACAAGGGTGGAGTCATATTCAATATCCTTTATTATGGGCACCCAGTAGCCGCTGTTGTTAAGAGTGGCTGCATGTTTAAATTATTTCACTTGACATTTCCCCTGAATGTTTTATACCTAGTCCACAATGTAATATTAGTGTGTTACAACACTTTTCCTTAATATGAGCACTGTTTGAAATGGGCGGGAAAGCCCcgtgttctctctcctttaagatGTGCAAGGTTTGGCTGGATTAATGTGGACTCTGATATGCTAAAGTGCACAAGTTGCCAAGCTTTCCTTTGTGCATCTATTCAGCCAACACTCGATTTCCAGAAATGTAAGTCAATGAAAATATCTATTTGGATGATAATGAAATCATTTGTTGGATTTTGGGATATTTCACAGAGAATTATTGCTTAAATAACTCAGGATTCCTGATAATGTATCAGTTAAGTCATCTAAGTGTTTTGCTACTAGGTTTGTAGTCACGGTTTAGAAAATCAACACAGTTTGCTGCAAAACCCCCTcatgaaacagtgaggaaacatTGGCATGAATTAATGTTGAGTTATCATTTCACTTTACTATTGCACAAACCAGGTTAGATGTATAATTATACATCAAAATCTTACTTGTGCAACATTCTGGCCAAGTGAAAAATCCCTTTGATGTCTCCTTTAACTCGACATATTCTCTTTTTACTTGTTTTGGAAGATGAGGCACGAGTTTCAGAATTGACAAAGCAACTTCAGTCACAGCATGAAAAGTTTTGCTCTTGGCCTGACTTCCCTTGTCCAGGTATTTCAGATATTTTGTCCGGTTTTGGTTCAGTCATCCATAGCCTATTATCTGCTTTTGGCATAAAAGCTATGTTCTCCTCGTAGACCGGTTCTGGATGGTTCCGGTTAATGAGCCAGGGTTGCTGCTCACTTCCTTTCTGGAGCGTTTCAAGAGTGCTTGTATGCTGGAGCAACAGCTGCCAGCCATGAAGCCCGAGCAGCTCAAAGCCATGGTGAGACtataaaatactgtaaaagGAAAGACATTAATATGGTCCAGCCAGGTGATTGAGTGATGTTACTGCCAAATGAGTGCACAATGATTTTGGTTGAATTATTTCAAGTGTAGTACTTCAGCTCATTCTGTGCTCATAAttttgagtgaatgagtatGTGTCCAGTCAAAAATAATCAGCCTCTGTCCAACCCCATGTGGCCATTGTTTGACTTCGAAGGTGGAATACTATTTTAATAACCAACAAGTGATCAGTAGCAGCTGGAATATATAGTCCTTTTTGAATTTGTCGGGTCATGCTGGCGGGAAAGTGTTGATTTATTCTGTTTCAATTTCACTTCTCAAACAGTGCATGTTTTGAGACAAGGTGCATTTTTGTCCTGTTGTTAATTCAGCTGCACTGACCACCTTtcacagacactgactgaggaTGTGATTAGTGTCCTACTCCAGCTGATTGAGGACGAGCAGAAGAAACAGGGCAGCTTACCCTGTAAGGCATCGTCCGATCCACTTTCGGTCCAGGTGGCGGCCTGCATTGTGGCCCTCTGTGGCTGGGCAGCAAGGTGTGAGCACTGTGGATATTATGTAATACCTTAACATaatctaatttttttctttggtaAGCCCTAATCCAGTGTTAACTGCAATCTCTAGTGTACAGTTAATTCTGTCTGAGATATAGATTTAACAATCAATGTTTAGTTCATTTAGCCAAAAACACTTTAATTAAAGGAAAATATTACAAACTCAGGAAAATTAACAGGAAGAAAACTCCAGAATAGGAGGGGCACACTATTCAGGTTTGGTGCAGTTTTAAATGAAGCCTGaccaacagagaaaaaaaaaacataatgtcctTGTGAGGTACTGTTCAAATGTAAATCATTCTGTGTAATAAAGTAGAATGTGCATGAATTGGCATTAAGTCAGTTATACTAAATTGTGACATTGCAGTGCAGTTGTAAATTGGCTGATTTTGAGTATTGTTCTGTCTGACACCTGCAGTCCTGCCCTGCACGCCATGAACCTGCCCATCCTTACCTGCTCCTACTGCATGAGGAAGGTGGGTCTGTGGAACTTCCATCAGATGGAGGGTATGAGTGGAGACCTGGACTGCTCCTCTCAgtccccacccccaaccccaacaaCATCCCAGGAGCCCAGCCGCAGCGACAGGCAGACATCCAGCTCCCCTTCGCAGTCACCAACGCCCTGTCGAATGAAACTACGCAGCCAGGACTCCATACGGTCAGAGCAGGTTAGTCCTTCGTGTGACTTGTGATATCTGGTAAGGATAGTTCCATTTTCCATTAACTTCATGATATATGCTTCCGGAAGTCTATAAAACTTagcatttttaatgttctgctgatcattgaaaAGTATGAAAAAGCCTTAAATCCATTTAGTGAAAATTAAGAGCTTCTATGGCATTAAAAAGTCTGATACAGTTCCAAGAGATCTTTTAATATTTTCCTTATCATTGTAACTGTGCCATTCTGACCGACAGATTTTGATAGGAACAAAAAATGTTGCAGTGGTACTGGCTTCTTTAGAGTTTTCAACTGAGATTGAGACAGGAGCAGTAAAGTCAGCACTAAGCAGACAGGTGTTGTACTGAATTCTCATTCCCTGCCAAAATTGTGCTACCTCTCAGCGTTACTCATGCAGGCAGTGAACATCTGTGATCTACGTTGTTTCCATACAGGAAGCATCCTTACTTGCAATTTcaacaaatgttaaaatgtatgtttgagtgCAAGTAAGATGAGGTGCAAACAGCCAGTTTGTTGTACTCGGAGAGAAAGCGACTTGGCTAATACGTTTATTGCTTGGTGTGGGCCACCTATTGTTGTGCCAAATTCTCTCTCCCAAATATACATAAACAACacctgtaagctttttttttttgtagaagaGACCCACAGGCGTAAAAGAGAGAGCTCGTGCTTTGATCCCCCTCCACCGTGTTTTAATTCTTTTGAATCGCCACAGTGGCTCTCCCATTGGTAAAACACTTTAGTTGTCAAGTTCTCATCCATCAGGACTGTCCGCTCAGTAAATTTAGATATTGTGTAGCCTTAATGGTATAACCAGTAGCTCAAAGTGGC
Proteins encoded in this region:
- the zc3hc1 gene encoding zinc finger C3HC-type protein 1, which produces MATLSSRGNRPEATDKQNKSPLASPQKVRELLNEGVASEDNVFVCGQPGSNSLAPNGLGKAPCEAANKEAFFTRVESYSCLKWAGKPRVLSPLRCARFGWINVDSDMLKCTSCQAFLCASIQPTLDFQKYEARVSELTKQLQSQHEKFCSWPDFPCPDRFWMVPVNEPGLLLTSFLERFKSACMLEQQLPAMKPEQLKAMTLTEDVISVLLQLIEDEQKKQGSLPCKASSDPLSVQVAACIVALCGWAASPALHAMNLPILTCSYCMRKVGLWNFHQMEGMSGDLDCSSQSPPPTPTTSQEPSRSDRQTSSSPSQSPTPCRMKLRSQDSIRSEQEGTPSPLMARTRNRDSPSPSEEIPSPFSRMKRPMTRSRGQGDVLGVGDVPSSPQRKSKRPRLSSASSPEGPMHRNVFDPVAQHRDWCPWVSVGREERSLAGSLREGSEAELPQPGWRAALTLFLSMKRSLSPIGASPSQGPHDKSKKVFTIFRQWQVSSPSQ